Proteins from one Psilocybe cubensis strain MGC-MH-2018 chromosome 11, whole genome shotgun sequence genomic window:
- a CDS encoding putative E3 ubiquitin protein ligase (putative E3 ubiquitin protein ligase C167.07c) has translation MGDDEFFGSSSSSSSSSSSSSTYGRQYSQRPGHGYGPGQGYGQGYGQGQGYGQGQGQTQLARNPLTLDELVSFSKQLLNIAVVMYWRADDFAGAAAASSSSSSASGSSSASGSSGSRGGSGGGSGNANAFVSPFVSTWSSPSPSPSNPNSMQSTQPTQSTHQISIPPPPPSGCACTWTTVRDKVTRCLLAIHARDSRRRFVPEGHWLVQGIMEGYGSVGAFVEAAVLEEQNVLDAAEGSAVSSSHPMHPHAHSHTRLGLPSSSRSPFPFTSSFSSSSSPSSSALSTSTSTSHMKRQQRHLANLSPRLGVLNNVPFAVPFEVRVAIFRGFVMHDVVRRREGGSGAGFGAQRYGNFGYQTRPRVQVRRGMVAQDGFDRLGEVDLKAPVEIAFIDQFGQEEAGIDGGGVFKEFFTSLCQEVFDTDRGLWLANKKNELYPNPHAYATEPHSLNWYRFIGRILGKAMYEGILVDVAFAGFFLAKWLGRQSFLDDLASLDPELYNGLIFLKHYTGDPEELALNFTVAIDEFGVTKSIDLIPNGSNVPVTRENRLLYIYLVSHFRLNKQIRLQSEAFFEGLMEIVEARWLRMFNQQEVQILIGGVNSPIDLVDLRRHTNYGGLYDDDHPTIVAFWNVVNSLDQEQRRALLRFVTSCSRPPLLGFKELNPNFCIRDSGSDQHRLPTSSTCVNLLKLPRYDSERTLREKLLQAINSGAGFDLS, from the exons ATGGGCGACGATGAATTTTTCgggtcctcctcctcctcatcgtcatcgtcatcatcatcatccacttACGGACGCCAATATAGTCAGAGACCCGGACATGGATACGGGCCAGGACAAGGATATGGACAAGGAtatggacaaggacaaggatatggacaaggacaaggacagaCGCAGCTCGCGCGAAACCCGCTCACGCTCGACGAACTTGTGTCGTTTAGCAAGCAGCTGTTGAATATTGCGGTGGTTATGTATTGGCGCGCGGATGATTTTGCGGGGGCTGCggctgcttcttcttcttcttcttctgcttctggtTCTTCGTCTGCGTCTGGGTCTAGTGGGAGTAGAGGGGGGAGTGGAGGAGGGAGTGGGAATGCGAACGCGTTCGTCTCGCCGTTCGTGTCTACGTGGTCCTCACCCTCACCATCTCCCTCAAATCCAAATTCCATGCAATCAACACAACCCACACAATCGACGCACCAAATCTCaatcccaccaccacccccaagCGGCTGCGCATGCACCTGGACAACGGTCCGCGACAAAGTGACGCGCTGCTTACTCGCGATACACGCGCGCGACTCGAGGAGGCGGTTCGTGCCTGAGGGGCATTGGCTTGTGCAGGGGATTATGGAGGGCTATGGGAGTGTGGGGGCTTTTGTGGAGGCTGCTgt ATTGGAAGAACAGAATGTGCTTGATGCAGCGGAGGGATCGGCGGTGTCTTCGTCGCATCCTATGCATCCACATGCACACTCACACACGCGACTCGGTCTCCCATCCTCCTCACGGTCTCCCTTCCCTTtcacctcctccttctcctcctcatcctccccATCGTCCTCCGCACTGTCCacgtcgacatcgacatcccACATGAAACGCCAACAACGCCACCTCGCGAACCTCTCCCCGCGTCTGGGTGTGCTGAACAACGTGCCGTTCGCGGTGCCGTTTGAAGTGCGCGTTGCGATTTTTAGGGGGTTTGTGATGCATGATGTTGTGAGGAGGCGCGAGGGGGGGAGTGGGGCTGGGTTTGGTGCGCAGCG GTACGGAAATTTTGGATATCAGACGCGACCGCGTGTACAGGTGCGCAGGGGTATGGTTGCGCAGGATGGGTTTGATAGGCTTGGAGAGGTCGATTTGAAGGCGCCGGTTGAGATTGCGTTTATTGATCAGTTCGGGCAGGAGGA AGCGGGCATCGATGGTGGAGGCGTGTTCAAAGAGTTTTTCACGTCGTTGTGTCAGGAAGTATTCGATACGGACCGTGGACTGTGGCTTGCGAATAAGAAGAATGAGCTGTATCCTAATCCGCATGCGTATGCTACTGAAC CGCACAGTTTGAACTGGTACAGGTTCATTGGCCGGATATTGGGCAAGGCGATGTATGAGGGTATATTGGTAGACGTGGCTTTTGCTGGATTTTTCTTGGCcaag TGGTTAGGCAGACAAAGCTTCCTGGATGATCTCGCGTCGCTTGATCCGGAGTTGTATAATGGGCTTATCTTTCTTAAGCATTATACTGGAGATCCAGAGGAGCTTGCGTTGAATTTTACGGTTGCTATTGATG AATTCGGCGTCACGAAATCGATCGACCTCATCCCGAACGGGAGCAATGTGCCTGTGACGCGCGAGAATAGGCTGTTGTATATCTACCTCGTGTCGCATTTCAGACTGAATAAGCAGATAAGGCTGCAGAGCGAGGCGTTCTTTGAAGGGTTGATGGAGATTGTTGAGGCGAGGTGGTTGAG GATGTTTAACCAGCAGGAAGTCCAGATTTTGATTGGGGGTGTTAATTCGCCTATTGATCTTGTGGATCTGCGCCGGCACACGAACTATGGTGGGTTATATGACGATGATCATCCGACTATCGTCGCATTTTGGAAT GTTGTGAATTCGCTGGATCAGGAGCAGAGAAGGGCGTTGTTGCGGTTCGTGACAAGTTGTAGTCGGCCGCCGTTGCT CGGGTTCAAAGAGCTCAATCCAAACTTTTGCATTCGCGACTCGGGATCGGACCAACACCGTCTGCCAACATCAAGTACATGTGTGAATTTGCTCAAG CTCCCGAGGTATGACAGCGAGCGCACGTTGAGGGAGAAATTGCTCCAGGCGATTAATTCGGGTGCTGGATTTGATTTGTCGTGA